The Vidua macroura isolate BioBank_ID:100142 chromosome 4, ASM2450914v1, whole genome shotgun sequence genome window below encodes:
- the NKX6-1 gene encoding homeobox protein Nkx-6.1, with translation MLALGQMDGAPRQGAFLLGSPPLAALHSMAEMKAPLYPAYPLPAGPASSSSASASPASASPSPPLGSPGLKAPAASAAAAGGLSALGTAPPQLSAATPHGINDILSRPSMPLPGAALASASPSASSAAPAGLLAGLPRFGSLSPPPPPPPALYFSPGAAAAAAAVAAGRYPKPLAELPGRTPIFWPGVMQSPPWRDARLACAPHQGSILLDKDGKRKHTRPTFSGQQIFALEKTFEQTKYLAGPERARLAYSLGMTESQVKVWFQNRRTKWRKKHAAEMATAKKKQDSETERLKGASENEEEDDDYNKPLDPNSDDEKITQLLKKHKPGGGGLLLHPPEGEASV, from the exons ATGCTGGCGCTGGGGCAGATGGACGGCGCGCCCCGGCAGGGCGCCTTCCTGCTGGGCAGCCCGCCGCTGGCCGCCCTGCACAGCATGGCCGAGATGAAGGCGCCGCTGTACCCCGCGTACCCCCTGCCCGCCGGgcccgcctcctcctcctccgcctccgCCTCGCCCGCCTCCGCCTCGCCCTCGCCGCCGCTCGGCTCCCCCGGCCTCAAGGCgcccgccgcctccgccgcaGCCGCGGGCGGGCTCTCGGCGCtgggcacggccccgccgcAGCTCTCGGCCGCCACCCCGCACGGCATCAACGACATCCTCAGCCGGCCCTCCATGCCCCTGCCGGGCGCCGCGCTCGCCTCCGCCTCGCCCTCCGCTTCCTCGGCGGCGCCCGCcgggctgctggctgggctgccCCGCTTCGGCAGCCTcagccccccgccgccgccgccgcccgccctcTACTTCAGCCCTggggccgccgctgccgccgccgccgtggCCGCCGGGCGCTACCCCAAGCCGCTGGCCGAGCTGCCCGGCCGGACGCCTATCTTCTGGCCGGGGGTGATGCAGAGCCCGCCGTGGAGGGACGCCCGCCTCGCCTGCGCCCCCC ATCAAGGCTCAATTTTGCTGGATAAGGACGGAAAGAGAAAACATACAAGACCCACTTTTTCTGGCCAGCAGATTTTCGCTCTGGAAAAGACTTTTGAACAGACGAAATACCTGGCGGGCCCGGAGCGAGCCCGACTGGCCTATTCCCTGGGGATGACGGAGAGCCAAGTAAAG GTCTGGTTCCAGAACCGGCGGACCAAGTGGCGGAAGAAGCACGCGGCGGAGATGGCGACGGCAAAGAAGAAGCAGGACTCGGAGACGGAGCGGCTGAAAGGCGCCTCGGAGAACGAGGAGGAGGACGATGACTACAACAAACCCCTGGATCCCAATTCGGACGATGAGAAGATAACGCAGCTCCTGAAGAAACACAagccggggggcggcgggctGTTGCTGCATCCCCCGGAGGGGGAGGCCTCCGTCTAG